In Deinococcus sp. QL22, the following are encoded in one genomic region:
- a CDS encoding metallophosphoesterase yields the protein MQEGFRLAIFGDIHGNLPALTAALTDMARQGAEAHLCLGDVAMDGAWPAEYIQRIAALGCPVVCGNADRMLLEAA from the coding sequence ATGCAAGAAGGCTTCAGGTTGGCGATATTTGGCGACATCCACGGCAATCTGCCTGCTTTGACGGCGGCACTGACCGATATGGCGCGGCAGGGAGCCGAGGCTCATCTCTGCCTGGGTGATGTGGCGATGGACGGTGCGTGGCCCGCCGAATACATCCAGCGAATTGCGGCGCTGGGCTGCCCCGTGGTATGCGGCAACGCTGACCGAATGCTGCTGGAAGCCGCTTAA
- a CDS encoding low temperature requirement protein A, which produces MTTQSDLPSSLVPSEEAGAPVQRVGTIELFFDLVFVFALTQLTSLVAHPHGPADYGKALLVFMTLMWIYDGYVWLGGNVEFGGERQRRLIFVAMGGFFVMALSIPTVFDGGGLPYALGLLTVTSIHALMFKTSHNSSAQAIWQIAPYNFGAALLVLAAAFVHPPYDWPLWAAAVATLLSSTLLGRERQFQLSPRHFVERHGLIIIIALGESIVAVGSGVGKLALTGPLLGYGVLALMLSALLWWTYFHRDDARAEHIFLHAHPKERSRMAILGYGYGHFAMVCGIILIAAGLKVGVVHPTGHPDAVGIWNLTFGITLYLLGDVIYRRALGIGPGWVRLLLAAALLLTIPVGLIYGALPHLVLCVLLLTSLLWIEAARDPLDG; this is translated from the coding sequence ATGACCACCCAGTCCGATCTACCCAGCTCGCTCGTTCCTTCTGAGGAAGCCGGAGCCCCCGTGCAGCGTGTGGGCACCATAGAACTGTTTTTTGACCTTGTGTTCGTGTTTGCCCTGACCCAGTTGACCAGTCTGGTGGCGCATCCACACGGCCCCGCCGACTACGGCAAGGCGCTGCTGGTCTTTATGACCCTGATGTGGATTTATGACGGGTACGTATGGTTGGGGGGCAACGTCGAATTTGGAGGTGAACGCCAGCGCCGCCTGATTTTTGTGGCGATGGGCGGATTTTTTGTCATGGCCCTCAGCATTCCGACGGTGTTTGACGGCGGTGGGCTGCCGTATGCGTTGGGCCTGTTGACGGTCACGAGCATCCACGCTCTGATGTTCAAAACTTCCCACAACAGCAGTGCCCAGGCCATCTGGCAGATTGCGCCCTACAATTTCGGCGCGGCGTTATTGGTACTGGCCGCCGCGTTTGTCCATCCCCCCTACGATTGGCCCCTCTGGGCGGCGGCAGTCGCTACGTTGTTGTCCAGCACCCTTCTGGGCCGCGAGCGCCAATTTCAACTCAGCCCCCGCCATTTTGTGGAGCGGCACGGCCTGATCATCATCATTGCGCTGGGAGAAAGCATCGTAGCGGTGGGCAGCGGCGTCGGTAAACTGGCCCTGACTGGCCCGCTGCTGGGTTACGGCGTGCTGGCCCTGATGTTGTCGGCCCTGCTGTGGTGGACTTATTTTCACCGCGACGATGCCCGTGCCGAACATATTTTTCTGCACGCCCACCCCAAAGAGCGCAGCCGGATGGCGATTCTGGGCTACGGCTACGGCCACTTTGCGATGGTCTGCGGCATCATCCTGATCGCGGCGGGCCTGAAGGTCGGCGTGGTCCATCCCACCGGGCATCCGGACGCTGTCGGCATCTGGAATCTGACCTTCGGTATCACCCTCTACCTGCTGGGCGACGTGATTTACCGCCGCGCTCTGGGCATCGGCCCCGGCTGGGTGCGCCTTCTGTTGGCCGCCGCGCTGCTCCTGACCATTCCGGTGGGCCTGATCTACGGGGCATTGCCGCATCTCGTGCTGTGCGTGCTGCTGCTCACATCGCTCCTCTGGATAGAGGCGGCGCGTGATCCGCTGGACGGCTGA
- a CDS encoding response regulator transcription factor, protein MTEPAALPEQLAPSHLLPSVRVAVRSAMLRAGVESLLVAAGLSVQSNNDHTETDVLMVDDAWLTDLDALTDSVAASGAIVALGTGAWANLLPELTGGGWAVLSADATPAELLAGVLGAAAGLVVMPPALFQSAEPEADDTDSPPSDVTLTPREHDVLVLLAEGLSNKRAARELGVTESTIKFHVQAVYSKLGVQSRAGAVARGIGLGLVSV, encoded by the coding sequence ATGACTGAGCCCGCCGCATTGCCCGAGCAGTTGGCACCCAGTCACCTGCTGCCCTCGGTGCGGGTGGCGGTGCGCTCCGCGATGTTGCGGGCCGGGGTAGAAAGCCTGCTGGTGGCGGCAGGCCTGAGTGTCCAGAGCAACAACGACCACACCGAAACAGACGTGCTGATGGTGGACGATGCGTGGCTGACCGACCTTGACGCACTAACAGACTCTGTAGCCGCATCTGGGGCAATCGTGGCGCTCGGGACAGGAGCCTGGGCGAATCTGCTGCCCGAACTGACGGGCGGTGGCTGGGCTGTACTGAGTGCCGATGCCACGCCCGCCGAACTCTTGGCCGGAGTCCTGGGTGCGGCGGCAGGGTTGGTGGTGATGCCGCCCGCGCTATTTCAGAGCGCAGAGCCGGAAGCCGACGACACCGACTCCCCGCCTTCCGACGTGACCCTGACGCCCCGCGAACACGACGTGTTGGTGCTGCTGGCAGAAGGCCTGAGCAACAAACGGGCGGCGCGGGAACTGGGCGTTACGGAGAGCACCATCAAGTTTCATGTGCAGGCGGTGTATTCCAAATTGGGTGTACAGAGCCGCGCTGGAGCTGTGGCACGCGGGATTGGGCTGGGACTGGTGAGTGTGTGA
- a CDS encoding histone deacetylase — MSSFPHPYRAFTAFLGTSFSVGPPPRRQFLPAEFREPLLAGAGERLPLLDAPVLDWALAERVHDTDYLRRWRAGEVTRAEERALGFAWSPAVVERGLASSGATLAATHDALALGLGINLGGGTHHAYRAHAEGFSFLNDVAISAQWLLDEGWAARIAVVDLDVHQGNGTASIFAAESRVLTISVHGANNYPFQKEVSGLDVALPDGTGDEAYLAALRGSVFPALHAFAPDFVFYLAGADVLEGDQLGRLALTPAGVRERDDRVCRWAALRGIPLVLVMAGGYNKNPQTLIAARLGTLDAALDAFGIVGGASKGLKV, encoded by the coding sequence GTGTCCAGCTTCCCACATCCCTACCGCGCCTTCACGGCCTTTCTCGGTACGTCGTTCTCGGTTGGCCCGCCGCCACGCCGTCAGTTCTTGCCCGCCGAATTCCGTGAACCGTTGCTTGCCGGAGCAGGGGAGAGGCTGCCCCTCCTGGATGCCCCGGTACTGGACTGGGCATTGGCCGAGCGTGTCCACGACACCGATTATCTGCGTCGCTGGCGGGCCGGAGAGGTCACGCGGGCGGAGGAACGGGCGCTGGGATTCGCTTGGTCGCCTGCTGTGGTAGAGCGCGGCCTTGCCAGCAGCGGCGCAACCTTGGCCGCCACACACGACGCTTTGGCCTTGGGCCTCGGCATCAATCTGGGCGGCGGCACGCACCACGCCTACCGCGCTCACGCCGAAGGGTTTTCCTTCCTGAACGATGTGGCAATCAGCGCCCAGTGGTTGTTAGATGAAGGCTGGGCGGCGCGGATTGCAGTCGTTGATCTGGATGTGCATCAGGGCAACGGCACCGCGTCCATCTTTGCCGCCGAATCCCGCGTGCTCACCATCAGCGTGCATGGGGCCAACAATTACCCGTTTCAGAAGGAGGTGAGTGGGCTGGACGTGGCACTGCCCGATGGCACGGGTGACGAGGCTTATCTGGCTGCGCTGCGAGGTTCCGTGTTCCCCGCACTGCACGCTTTCGCCCCTGATTTTGTCTTCTACCTCGCCGGTGCCGATGTGCTGGAAGGCGATCAGTTGGGCCGCCTCGCCCTCACGCCCGCCGGGGTGCGCGAGCGGGATGATCGCGTGTGCCGCTGGGCCGCTCTGCGCGGTATTCCATTGGTGTTGGTCATGGCAGGCGGCTATAACAAAAATCCCCAAACGCTGATCGCGGCGCGGTTGGGGACGTTGGATGCGGCTTTGGATGCGTTTGGCATCGTGGGTGGCGCGTCTAAGGGTCTAAAGGTCTAG
- the deoD gene encoding purine-nucleoside phosphorylase → MSLHLNAQPGQIAETVLLPGDPLRAQHIAETFFENPVQHNTVRGMLGYTGTYKGQPVSVQGTGMGIASSMIYVHELITGYGCKNLIRVGTAGSYQPHVHVRDLVLAQAACTDSNINNIRFGAKNFAPIADFSLLLRAYQIAQERGFATHVGNIMSSDTFYQDEFQQFQQWADFGVLAVEMEAAGLYTLAAKHGVRALTILTISDHLITHEETTADERQLTFNGMIEVALDAALGLETEGKQG, encoded by the coding sequence ATGAGTCTTCACCTGAACGCCCAACCCGGCCAGATTGCCGAAACCGTCCTGTTGCCCGGCGACCCCTTGCGTGCCCAGCACATCGCCGAAACTTTCTTTGAAAACCCTGTGCAGCACAACACCGTGCGCGGCATGTTGGGCTACACCGGAACCTACAAAGGCCAGCCCGTCAGTGTGCAGGGTACGGGCATGGGCATTGCCAGCTCGATGATTTACGTGCATGAACTGATCACGGGCTACGGCTGCAAAAACCTGATCCGGGTAGGCACGGCGGGCAGCTACCAGCCGCATGTGCATGTGCGCGATCTGGTGCTGGCTCAGGCGGCCTGCACCGATTCCAACATCAACAACATCCGCTTTGGGGCCAAAAATTTTGCGCCGATTGCCGATTTCAGCCTGCTGCTGCGGGCCTACCAGATCGCGCAGGAACGCGGGTTTGCCACGCACGTCGGCAACATCATGAGCAGCGATACCTTTTACCAGGACGAGTTCCAGCAGTTTCAGCAGTGGGCCGATTTTGGTGTCTTGGCGGTAGAAATGGAAGCCGCCGGACTGTATACACTGGCCGCCAAACACGGCGTACGGGCGCTGACTATTCTGACCATCAGCGACCACCTGATTACCCACGAGGAAACTACGGCTGACGAACGCCAACTGACCTTTAACGGCATGATCGAAGTGGCGCTGGACGCCGCGCTGGGGCTGGAGACGGAAGGCAAGCAGGGCTGA
- a CDS encoding low temperature requirement protein A: MTIQSVIPAPLVTPTETPMQRVRTIELFFDLVFVFALTQLTRLVAHPYGPADYGKALLVFLTLMWIYNGYVWLGGNVEFGAGRQRRLIFVAMGGFFIMALSIPTVFGAGGVPYALGMLAVTALHIWLFRTTHNSSARVVWQLAGFHVGAALLVLAAAFVSAPYDWLIWVAAIVTLVSTIILRRERSFQLNPQHFVERHSLLIIIALGESIVAVGSGVGELALTGPLLTYSVLALMLSALLWLTYFHRDDARAEHAFLRANAAQRMRVAVMGYGYGHFVMITGIILIAVGLKVGVAHPTGHPDAIGIWNLTFGTSLYLVGDVIYRRIVGIDPGWARFGLAAVLLLTIPIGLMYGALPHLVLCVFLLTSLLWVEAARDTNVD; this comes from the coding sequence ATGACCATTCAGTCTGTAATCCCGGCTCCTTTAGTTACGCCTACCGAGACCCCCATGCAGCGTGTCAGAACGATCGAACTCTTTTTCGATCTCGTCTTCGTCTTCGCCCTGACCCAATTGACCAGATTGGTAGCGCACCCATACGGCCCCGCCGACTACGGCAAGGCGCTGCTGGTCTTCTTGACCCTCATGTGGATTTACAACGGATACGTGTGGTTGGGCGGCAACGTCGAATTCGGTGCAGGAAGGCAACGCCGCCTGATTTTTGTGGCGATGGGCGGATTTTTTATCATGGCCCTCAGCATTCCCACCGTGTTCGGTGCCGGCGGTGTTCCCTACGCGCTCGGAATGCTCGCCGTCACTGCCCTTCACATCTGGCTGTTCAGAACAACGCATAACAGCAGTGCTCGGGTTGTCTGGCAGTTGGCGGGCTTTCATGTCGGCGCGGCGTTACTGGTCTTGGCTGCCGCGTTCGTCTCTGCGCCCTACGATTGGCTCATTTGGGTGGCGGCAATCGTCACGCTGGTCTCCACCATCATTTTGAGACGCGAACGTAGTTTTCAACTCAACCCCCAACATTTTGTAGAGCGGCACAGCCTTTTGATTATCATTGCGCTGGGAGAAAGCATCGTGGCGGTGGGAAGCGGCGTAGGCGAGTTGGCCCTGACTGGCCCGCTGCTGACTTACAGTGTGCTGGCCCTGATGCTGTCGGCCCTGTTGTGGTTGACTTATTTTCACCGCGACGATGCCCGCGCCGAACATGCTTTTTTGCGTGCCAATGCCGCTCAGCGCATGCGTGTAGCGGTCATGGGGTACGGGTACGGCCATTTTGTCATGATTACCGGCATCATCCTGATCGCGGTGGGCCTGAAGGTTGGGGTAGCCCACCCCACGGGGCATCCGGACGCCATCGGCATCTGGAATCTGACCTTTGGCACCAGCCTGTACCTGGTTGGAGATGTGATCTACCGCCGAATCGTGGGTATCGATCCCGGTTGGGCGCGCTTCGGTTTGGCTGCCGTGCTGCTCCTGACCATTCCGATAGGCCTGATGTATGGAGCGCTTCCGCATCTTGTGCTTTGTGTGTTCCTGCTCACGTCGCTGCTGTGGGTAGAGGCGGCGCGTGATACGAACGTGGATTGA
- a CDS encoding S1C family serine protease — protein sequence MTNTNGMNFSDLSKISESLADATQTAGHSVVTVLTGGPATVSGTVVADGQVLTAGHVLHGDEVKVRTADGRELAATVAGRDPSTDLALLRIEGLNMPAMTASNGARVGELLLAVGRPMHGLQVTLGLMERAEPPQRGPMRGWLDAGAAPFRGVTGGALVDARGGLVGILNAGVSRGTLLAVPAARALRVAELLNTAGRVPRGYLGLATQPVHFPDNQQPKTQAEAGSDAPKPEERGGRGEHEPRRGAGRGERGGPMWDGRGDGRRDGRGWNGRGGPGWGGPQGFGQPGFGRHSGRVGLTVVQVEAGSPAAQAGLLVGDVLLALDGQAVRHPGELLQRVRERAGETLTVRVLRGGQETDVTVTVGER from the coding sequence ATGACGAATACAAACGGTATGAACTTCAGCGACCTGAGCAAGATCTCGGAGAGCTTAGCGGACGCCACGCAAACGGCGGGACACTCGGTGGTGACGGTATTGACTGGCGGCCCAGCCACCGTAAGCGGCACAGTGGTCGCAGATGGACAGGTTTTGACCGCGGGGCACGTGCTGCACGGCGACGAGGTGAAGGTGCGCACGGCAGATGGTCGGGAATTGGCCGCCACAGTGGCAGGCCGTGACCCCTCCACCGATCTGGCCCTCCTACGGATTGAGGGGCTGAATATGCCCGCCATGACCGCGAGCAACGGAGCGCGGGTGGGGGAATTGCTGCTGGCTGTGGGCCGCCCTATGCACGGGCTACAGGTCACATTGGGCCTGATGGAACGCGCCGAACCACCCCAGCGTGGGCCGATGCGCGGCTGGCTGGATGCCGGAGCCGCACCTTTTCGCGGAGTGACTGGGGGCGCACTTGTGGACGCACGCGGCGGCCTGGTCGGTATTTTGAATGCGGGCGTGAGCCGGGGAACCCTGCTGGCCGTGCCCGCGGCCCGTGCCCTCAGGGTGGCCGAACTGCTGAACACGGCGGGACGTGTGCCGCGTGGCTATCTGGGATTGGCAACTCAACCTGTTCATTTTCCTGATAACCAACAGCCCAAAACGCAGGCCGAAGCGGGCAGCGATGCACCCAAGCCCGAAGAACGCGGCGGGCGCGGCGAGCATGAGCCACGGCGGGGAGCCGGACGGGGCGAACGCGGCGGCCCCATGTGGGATGGACGAGGCGATGGCAGGCGTGATGGACGCGGTTGGAATGGACGCGGTGGCCCTGGTTGGGGTGGCCCGCAGGGGTTTGGTCAACCCGGTTTTGGTCGACACAGTGGCCGCGTCGGACTGACGGTGGTGCAGGTGGAAGCAGGCAGCCCCGCCGCCCAGGCAGGTCTCCTGGTCGGTGACGTGCTGCTGGCGCTGGATGGTCAGGCGGTGCGGCACCCCGGCGAACTGCTGCAACGGGTGCGCGAGCGGGCCGGAGAAACGCTGACCGTGCGGGTGCTGCGCGGTGGTCAGGAAACCGACGTCACCGTGACAGTTGGAGAACGCTGA
- a CDS encoding aldo/keto reductase, with product MSALGLGCMGMSEFYGDADETENIRTLDRALELGVTFYDTADMYGPYTNEELLGRWLAGKRERVVLATKFGIQRGPDNRMRSISGKPEYVQQAAEASLKRLNIDHIDLYYLHRVDPTTPIEDTVGAMASLVQQGKVRYLGLSEVSADTLRRAHAVHPITAVQSEYSLWTRDPEQNGVLDVCRELGVGFVPYSPLGRGFLTGQIQTPDDFAPDDFRRYSPRFQGEHFQKNLDLVRQVEQLAAQKGCTPSQLALAWVLAQGQDIVPIPGTKRVKYLEDNLGAVDVQLSADDLAAIDTVFPVGAASGERYADMGSVNR from the coding sequence GTGTCTGCCCTCGGCCTCGGCTGCATGGGCATGAGCGAGTTTTACGGCGACGCCGACGAGACCGAAAATATCCGCACGCTAGACCGCGCCCTCGAACTGGGCGTGACTTTTTACGACACCGCCGACATGTACGGCCCCTATACCAACGAAGAGCTGCTGGGCCGCTGGCTGGCCGGAAAGCGTGAGCGCGTGGTGCTGGCGACCAAGTTCGGCATTCAGCGCGGCCCCGACAACCGCATGCGGAGCATCAGTGGCAAGCCGGAGTACGTGCAGCAGGCCGCCGAAGCCAGTCTGAAGCGCCTGAACATCGACCATATCGACCTGTATTACCTGCACCGCGTAGACCCCACCACGCCCATCGAAGACACGGTGGGCGCGATGGCGAGTCTGGTACAGCAGGGCAAAGTGCGTTACCTCGGCCTCTCTGAAGTCAGCGCCGACACGTTGCGCCGCGCCCACGCCGTGCATCCCATCACCGCCGTACAGAGCGAATACAGCCTGTGGACGCGTGACCCTGAACAGAACGGCGTGCTGGACGTGTGCCGCGAACTGGGCGTCGGCTTCGTGCCTTATAGCCCTCTGGGACGTGGTTTTCTGACCGGACAGATTCAGACGCCCGACGACTTTGCGCCCGACGATTTCCGCCGCTACAGCCCGCGCTTTCAGGGCGAACACTTCCAGAAGAATCTGGATCTGGTGCGGCAGGTCGAGCAGTTGGCAGCCCAGAAGGGTTGCACGCCCTCGCAATTGGCGCTGGCGTGGGTGCTGGCGCAGGGCCAAGACATCGTGCCCATTCCCGGCACCAAGCGCGTGAAATACCTGGAAGACAACCTCGGCGCAGTAGACGTGCAACTGAGCGCCGATGATCTGGCCGCCATTGACACCGTATTCCCAGTGGGCGCGGCCAGCGGGGAGCGCTACGCAGACATGGGCAGCGTAAACAGGTAG
- a CDS encoding metallophosphoesterase produces MHSIGEWARTQLGRTELELLQTYTARTEWPDLLCFHGGPERDTEELTEHTPEARLEELRAGFGQQAVWIGGHTHQPLHRELDGWTLLNPGSVGLPFQKRGDRYVNLARAEYLMLERTAAGWKPTFHWVAYDVADVRRGILSRGLPHAHWLAQEWVDGDG; encoded by the coding sequence TTGCACAGCATTGGCGAATGGGCCAGAACACAACTGGGCCGCACCGAATTGGAGTTGTTGCAGACCTACACCGCCCGCACCGAATGGCCCGATCTGCTCTGCTTTCATGGCGGTCCAGAGCGCGACACCGAGGAATTGACGGAGCATACGCCAGAAGCTCGTTTGGAGGAGCTGCGGGCTGGATTCGGGCAGCAGGCGGTATGGATTGGCGGGCATACGCACCAGCCTTTGCACCGTGAATTGGACGGTTGGACGTTGCTGAATCCCGGCAGTGTGGGTCTGCCCTTCCAGAAACGCGGCGACCGCTACGTGAATCTGGCGCGGGCCGAATACCTGATGCTGGAGCGAACGGCGGCGGGCTGGAAACCTACTTTTCACTGGGTGGCCTACGACGTGGCCGATGTGCGGCGCGGCATCCTGAGCCGGGGCCTACCGCACGCGCACTGGCTGGCGCAGGAATGGGTAGACGGAGATGGCTAG
- a CDS encoding GNAT family N-acetyltransferase, whose product MAVTLRPLRPGDEQVAVRWAADPEFCLAAGWTPRLAPRLINRHWQLLIAGTGPDFLRLGIEENGQLVGYVDLANRQAHTAELGVAIGERAQWGRGLAAEACRLMLAQAFGPLGLTTVTAQVHAPNARSHRLMLGLGFTVVGRAEPEVYRGQMVEVICYGLRRADVQQASAPP is encoded by the coding sequence ATGGCCGTGACCCTGCGTCCACTTCGACCCGGCGACGAGCAAGTCGCCGTGCGCTGGGCCGCTGACCCGGAATTCTGCCTGGCGGCAGGCTGGACGCCCCGGCTCGCCCCGCGTCTGATCAACAGGCACTGGCAACTCCTGATTGCCGGAACCGGGCCGGACTTTTTGCGGTTGGGAATAGAGGAAAACGGGCAACTGGTGGGCTACGTAGACCTCGCCAACAGACAGGCCCACACGGCAGAACTGGGCGTGGCGATTGGCGAACGGGCGCAGTGGGGGCGTGGGCTGGCGGCTGAAGCGTGCAGATTGATGCTGGCACAGGCTTTTGGCCCACTTGGACTAACGACCGTCACCGCACAGGTTCATGCGCCCAACGCACGCTCTCATCGCCTGATGCTGGGGCTGGGATTCACAGTGGTGGGCCGGGCTGAGCCGGAAGTGTACCGGGGCCAGATGGTAGAAGTGATTTGCTATGGGCTCCGGCGGGCCGACGTTCAGCAGGCTTCCGCACCACCCTAG